In Paenibacillus guangzhouensis, a single window of DNA contains:
- a CDS encoding RidA family protein — protein sequence MTVEQRLAALGFTLPEASQPAAKYTNLVNVNGLVFLSGKGPSGQPKGKLGIDFSTEEGYRYARQVGLEVLAVLKAELGSLERVKRVVKVQGFINASSEFEEHHKVLNGFSELMIDVFGDEGLHARSVFGAVSVRDNLPLIVDSIFQVDTH from the coding sequence ATGACCGTAGAGCAGCGTCTCGCAGCGTTAGGATTCACCCTGCCAGAAGCCAGTCAACCCGCAGCGAAATACACGAATCTCGTGAACGTTAACGGCCTCGTATTTCTATCAGGGAAAGGGCCTTCCGGGCAGCCAAAAGGCAAGCTCGGCATCGATTTCTCGACAGAAGAAGGATATCGTTATGCTAGGCAGGTGGGGCTTGAGGTGCTTGCCGTGCTCAAAGCTGAACTCGGATCGCTCGAACGGGTGAAGCGCGTTGTCAAAGTGCAGGGCTTCATCAATGCATCCTCCGAATTCGAAGAACATCATAAAGTATTAAACGGCTTCTCCGAACTGATGATCGATGTCTTCGGCGACGAGGGATTGCATGCCAGATCCGTCTTCGGTGCCGTGTCTGTCCGAGACAATCTACCACTCATCGTGGATTCCATCTTTCAAGTTGACACGCACTAA
- a CDS encoding DUF1572 family protein, translating into MEINQIYLDSAKKQFRYYKMLGEKAMEQVTPEQLFIKPNEDSNAIATVVKHLWGNMRSRWSEFRTTDGEKEWRDRDAEFESDQQDSTELMKQWNEGWACLFDALDSIEPDQLLDIIYIRNEGHTIMDAINRQLAHYPYHVGQIIYAAKALKEGSWNSLSVPKNRSKQYNEAKFAQDKGVRHFIDGEVRRLES; encoded by the coding sequence ATGGAGATCAATCAAATCTATCTTGACAGTGCGAAGAAGCAGTTCCGCTATTATAAAATGCTGGGCGAGAAGGCAATGGAGCAGGTGACACCAGAGCAATTATTTATCAAGCCGAATGAAGATTCGAATGCGATTGCAACGGTTGTGAAGCATTTGTGGGGCAATATGCGCTCACGTTGGTCGGAGTTCCGTACGACGGATGGGGAGAAAGAGTGGCGTGACCGCGATGCGGAATTCGAGAGCGATCAACAAGATTCGACTGAATTAATGAAGCAATGGAATGAAGGCTGGGCGTGTCTCTTCGATGCGCTGGATTCCATCGAACCCGATCAATTGTTGGATATCATCTATATCCGGAATGAGGGGCATACGATTATGGACGCGATCAATCGGCAGCTAGCGCATTATCCGTATCATGTCGGTCAGATCATCTACGCAGCCAAGGCGCTGAAGGAGGGTTCTTGGAATAGTCTATCGGTTCCGAAGAACCGGTCCAAGCAATACAATGAGGCGAAGTTCGCCCAAGACAAAGGTGTTCGCCATTTTATAGATGGGGAAGTAAGAAGGTTGGAGTCATGA
- a CDS encoding glyoxalase superfamily protein — protein sequence MICHSVTPILRIFDEQKAKEFYLDFLEFGVEFEHRFEEGFPLYMSITMSHMTIHLSEHHGDAIPGSTIRIGVTGLETYHKHLLAKKYKYARPGLERTPWDNMEMTVTDPFGNRLVFYEVDAR from the coding sequence ATGATTTGTCATAGCGTGACCCCGATCCTCCGCATCTTCGATGAACAGAAGGCGAAGGAGTTCTATTTGGACTTTTTAGAATTCGGGGTGGAATTTGAGCATCGTTTTGAGGAGGGTTTTCCGTTATATATGTCCATCACGATGTCTCATATGACGATCCATTTGTCTGAACATCATGGCGATGCCATTCCAGGCTCGACGATACGGATCGGCGTGACGGGGCTAGAAACATATCATAAGCATTTATTGGCGAAGAAGTACAAGTATGCAAGGCCGGGCCTTGAACGTACCCCGTGGGACAATATGGAGATGACCGTGACGGATCCTTTTGGAAATCGATTGGTATTCTATGAAGTAGATGCAAGATAG
- a CDS encoding cysteine hydrolase family protein, which translates to MEKIALLVVDMQRLFLEDHMEKFEVARACEYINHVADQLRTNGHCVVHVQDVEDAREDNAAQLDFIPEVHVEANDLHVKKMHSNAFWQTELEQMIRDQGVGMVIVSGFSADQCVLFTYNGAIERGFNTVMLEKGIVSTPEVVTMTTRDRHMISYPVIEFMVRRGNA; encoded by the coding sequence ATGGAGAAAATAGCTTTACTCGTCGTGGATATGCAGCGTTTATTTTTAGAAGATCACATGGAGAAGTTTGAGGTTGCGAGAGCTTGCGAATACATCAATCATGTAGCAGATCAGCTTCGTACGAACGGTCATTGCGTCGTCCATGTCCAGGACGTTGAAGATGCAAGGGAAGATAATGCAGCGCAGCTTGATTTTATACCTGAGGTTCATGTCGAAGCGAATGATCTGCACGTGAAGAAGATGCACTCGAATGCATTCTGGCAGACCGAACTCGAACAAATGATTCGAGATCAGGGCGTTGGGATGGTGATCGTGTCCGGATTCTCGGCGGACCAATGCGTACTGTTCACGTATAATGGCGCGATTGAACGGGGATTCAATACTGTGATGCTGGAGAAAGGCATTGTGAGTACGCCAGAGGTGGTGACAATGACGACGCGTGATCGGCATATGATTTCCTATCCGGTCATTGAGTTCATGGTCAGGAGGGGCAATGCATGA
- a CDS encoding VanZ family protein has translation MYKSKVVTTVVIIALFGYCVVIAALLFFRSRHTLDLYHYNMIPFATIEQLVMHRDHYNPETWVKNLFGNIILFMPLGVFIPLLNQRYLRVANLVIFVAVLIFVVECIQMLTYVGSFDVDDIMLNTLGAWLGLVITKKVCRQGTSSFDSSKGA, from the coding sequence ATGTATAAGAGTAAAGTTGTTACGACGGTCGTGATCATCGCGTTGTTCGGTTATTGCGTTGTGATAGCAGCATTATTATTCTTTCGATCTAGGCATACCTTGGATTTGTATCATTACAACATGATACCGTTCGCAACGATTGAACAACTCGTGATGCATCGAGACCATTATAACCCGGAGACGTGGGTGAAGAACCTGTTCGGCAATATTATCTTATTCATGCCATTAGGCGTATTCATTCCACTGTTGAATCAGCGGTATCTGAGAGTCGCAAATCTTGTTATCTTCGTGGCGGTCTTGATCTTTGTCGTCGAATGTATCCAGATGCTGACTTATGTCGGTAGCTTCGATGTCGATGATATTATGCTGAACACGTTAGGGGCATGGTTAGGGCTCGTCATTACAAAAAAAGTATGTAGGCAAGGAACATCCTCATTCGATTCATCAAAAGGAGCGTAA
- a CDS encoding small acid-soluble spore protein Tlp → MTTSNDNSKSTKILQDAVDSSIQHYQAVENFLDEHADELAPENARRIREKNIHLKHSIQGLQAEIKNETTP, encoded by the coding sequence GTGACGACATCGAACGATAACTCTAAAAGCACAAAAATACTGCAAGACGCTGTGGATAGTTCAATCCAGCATTATCAAGCCGTTGAAAATTTCTTAGACGAGCATGCTGACGAACTGGCGCCAGAGAACGCAAGACGTATACGTGAGAAGAATATTCACTTGAAACATAGCATTCAAGGTCTACAAGCGGAGATTAAGAACGAGACCACGCCATAG
- a CDS encoding SRPBCC family protein: MVTIRTETVIHAPIELCFDMARDMDLHPRTVWPRTKERIVKGKMRGQVSFGEQVTFEATHFGIRQRLTSTVTEYDRPRYFVDEMVSGAFQFLRHKHVFFDRGEMTIMRDELKFAAPYGVIGRWADRYVLKRYMTKFITYRNDKLKQIIEEEWRNQRKN; encoded by the coding sequence ATGGTTACAATCCGAACGGAGACGGTGATTCATGCACCGATCGAATTATGCTTTGACATGGCACGGGATATGGATTTGCATCCTCGAACGGTATGGCCGCGCACCAAAGAACGGATCGTGAAGGGCAAGATGCGAGGTCAGGTATCCTTCGGTGAACAAGTCACTTTCGAAGCAACGCATTTCGGTATTCGTCAGCGTCTAACCTCAACTGTTACGGAATATGACAGGCCACGGTATTTTGTAGATGAAATGGTGTCCGGCGCCTTTCAGTTCTTGCGTCATAAGCATGTCTTTTTCGATCGTGGCGAAATGACCATTATGCGGGATGAGCTGAAATTTGCTGCTCCATATGGTGTCATCGGCCGATGGGCTGATCGATATGTGCTGAAGAGATATATGACCAAATTTATTACATACCGCAATGACAAGCTGAAGCAAATCATTGAAGAAGAATGGCGGAATCAGCGTAAGAATTGA
- a CDS encoding GNAT family N-acetyltransferase codes for MQLETNRLILREFVQEDWEQVHQYASDPGVATFMIWGPNTIEETKAYMEYAIGMQEQQERTGYELAVVLRDTNQLIGGCGIHIEGRNAEIGYCFNPAHWGHGYATEAAQALLAFGFQEKGVHRVYATCRPGNTSSANVMRRLGMQQEGHLREHMYHKGKYHDSYLFSILSSDAAAKLP; via the coding sequence ATGCAGCTTGAGACGAATAGATTAATTCTTCGCGAATTTGTGCAAGAAGATTGGGAGCAGGTTCACCAGTATGCTTCAGATCCTGGCGTGGCGACGTTTATGATCTGGGGACCGAATACCATCGAAGAGACGAAAGCCTATATGGAATATGCAATCGGAATGCAGGAGCAGCAAGAACGTACTGGGTACGAGCTGGCTGTCGTGCTGCGGGATACGAATCAATTGATTGGGGGATGCGGCATACACATCGAAGGCCGTAATGCGGAGATCGGATACTGCTTCAATCCAGCGCATTGGGGGCATGGGTATGCGACAGAAGCAGCTCAGGCATTGTTAGCTTTTGGGTTTCAGGAGAAAGGCGTTCACCGTGTATATGCGACCTGTCGGCCTGGCAATACGTCTTCAGCGAATGTCATGCGAAGGCTGGGCATGCAGCAGGAAGGGCATTTACGGGAGCACATGTATCATAAAGGCAAATATCACGATTCTTACCTATTCTCGATTTTATCGTCGGATGCTGCTGCAAAGCTTCCATGA
- a CDS encoding TetR/AcrR family transcriptional regulator codes for MMARGFTEEEKQAIQAKLILACEQSWALNGYKRTNIDELCAKAGISKGAFYLFYESKEILFCDVLDVIQARLLALVQSTISNTPTKEEIGRVLKLIYREYEKTNIITQRNSPEFVAFLNRAPSEWVASSQMISDHFMVDTLFNANLTLKIDQAKAVGIFNGLLSLILNKDILGYDHFEVFSFLLDSALDDIYV; via the coding sequence ATGATGGCGAGAGGTTTTACGGAAGAGGAGAAACAAGCCATACAGGCGAAGTTGATTTTAGCCTGTGAACAGAGCTGGGCTCTTAACGGATATAAGCGAACGAACATTGACGAGCTGTGTGCCAAAGCGGGTATTTCCAAGGGTGCCTTCTATTTGTTCTACGAATCGAAGGAAATATTGTTCTGCGATGTGTTGGATGTGATTCAGGCGAGACTGCTTGCATTGGTTCAATCAACGATCTCGAATACACCGACAAAGGAGGAGATTGGTCGCGTATTGAAGCTCATTTACCGTGAGTACGAGAAGACAAATATCATTACGCAGCGGAACAGTCCAGAGTTTGTTGCCTTTTTGAACCGAGCGCCGAGCGAATGGGTCGCGTCGAGTCAGATGATCAGCGATCACTTTATGGTGGATACATTATTCAATGCCAATCTGACGTTGAAGATAGATCAGGCAAAGGCTGTTGGTATATTCAACGGACTGCTGTCGCTGATTTTGAACAAGGATATCCTAGGTTATGATCATTTTGAAGTGTTCAGCTTCCTGTTGGATAGCGCGCTGGACGACATTTATGTGTGA
- a CDS encoding ABC transporter permease, which yields MLFKLSMSGLRSKFKDYIVLLAGLVMSISIFYMFETLAMNKQFLLANSMIKSIMFVFQAGSVLLSIVTFFYILYANSFLLSLRQKEFGMYMMLGARKNKIMRLMFIETIVIGLISLVIGIAVGVGLAQGIGLLLMKELDLGSEGYYAFYMPSLLITGIFFLALFVVSAILNTVKMMRVTVLQLIHAEAQTDRVVTKGKKRVFSAVLSIILLLIGYASMINMERLRENGIIIALITVTSGTYLLFITFLPLIIAGMKRNKKRTEKGLNAFTYAQLNFRVRSLTKVLATVTMLIALSAGAISAGMAFKNNVAIMVEGTSYYDLTLHNPTEQEQAILAKIPLDVQQSYHYKKNEKAIYYAKDELVKNPPRIPVFGDRKEYGKTQFPIAELPTGSEVRGDVVNEKAPSMPFEWLRAMEIVQPYFVYQDQRVIIADQKTYDRIPGEEGVALLVKSNQFESHLTEWKQLDALQRSKYRIAPDGYMSSKYSNYIASKAMSSGTEYMGFFLGIAFLAMMASCLMFKILTGAAKDTHRYEMLRKIGVRRQLLMRSMYKELFMVFLFPAAIGMVHVLIGMNIFSFILVDPYFKVWLPIAIFLMIYAVYYFITVQLYRGIVLPRQQ from the coding sequence ATGTTATTCAAATTATCCATGTCCGGGTTACGCAGTAAGTTCAAGGATTATATCGTCTTGCTCGCGGGTCTTGTGATGTCGATCTCGATCTTCTATATGTTCGAGACGCTCGCGATGAATAAACAATTTTTGCTAGCCAATTCCATGATCAAATCAATTATGTTCGTCTTCCAGGCGGGATCGGTGCTCTTATCTATCGTTACGTTCTTCTATATTCTCTATGCGAATTCATTCCTGCTGTCGCTCAGACAGAAAGAATTCGGGATGTACATGATGCTCGGCGCACGTAAGAACAAAATTATGCGACTCATGTTCATCGAGACGATTGTGATCGGACTCATCTCCCTTGTCATCGGAATCGCTGTTGGTGTTGGTCTTGCTCAAGGCATCGGGTTGCTCCTGATGAAAGAACTGGATCTCGGCTCCGAAGGGTATTATGCCTTCTACATGCCGTCGCTCCTCATAACCGGGATCTTTTTCCTCGCGTTATTCGTCGTCTCTGCGATATTAAACACAGTCAAGATGATGCGCGTAACGGTCCTTCAACTGATTCATGCAGAGGCACAAACCGATCGTGTCGTAACGAAAGGCAAGAAGCGAGTCTTCTCTGCGGTTCTATCCATCATTTTGTTGTTGATCGGTTATGCGTCCATGATTAATATGGAGAGGCTTCGTGAAAATGGTATCATTATCGCACTGATCACAGTCACTTCGGGGACGTATCTTTTATTTATCACGTTCCTGCCACTTATTATTGCTGGAATGAAGCGGAACAAGAAGCGGACGGAGAAGGGGCTTAATGCCTTCACCTATGCACAGCTTAATTTCCGTGTTCGCTCGCTCACGAAAGTCCTGGCAACCGTTACAATGCTGATCGCACTATCGGCGGGAGCAATCTCCGCTGGTATGGCATTCAAGAACAATGTCGCGATTATGGTCGAAGGTACTTCATATTACGATCTGACACTTCATAATCCTACGGAACAGGAGCAAGCCATTCTTGCGAAAATTCCATTAGATGTGCAGCAATCCTATCATTACAAGAAGAATGAGAAGGCGATTTATTACGCAAAGGATGAATTAGTGAAGAACCCGCCTCGTATCCCTGTCTTTGGAGATCGTAAGGAATATGGCAAGACGCAGTTCCCGATTGCAGAGCTTCCTACGGGATCGGAAGTTCGTGGAGATGTAGTGAATGAGAAAGCTCCCTCAATGCCATTCGAATGGCTTCGGGCGATGGAAATTGTTCAGCCCTACTTTGTGTATCAAGATCAAAGGGTCATCATCGCAGATCAGAAGACATATGATCGCATCCCAGGCGAAGAAGGCGTAGCACTCCTCGTGAAATCGAATCAGTTCGAATCGCACTTGACCGAATGGAAACAGCTAGATGCGCTGCAACGCAGCAAATATCGGATCGCGCCGGATGGGTACATGAGTTCGAAGTACAGCAATTATATCGCATCCAAAGCTATGTCGTCCGGTACCGAATACATGGGCTTCTTCCTCGGCATCGCGTTCCTTGCTATGATGGCCAGCTGCCTCATGTTCAAGATTCTTACGGGGGCAGCCAAAGATACGCATCGCTATGAGATGCTCCGCAAGATTGGCGTACGCCGTCAATTATTGATGAGGTCGATGTACAAAGAGTTATTCATGGTCTTCTTGTTCCCGGCCGCGATCGGCATGGTTCACGTGTTGATCGGGATGAACATTTTCTCCTTTATTCTCGTGGATCCATACTTTAAAGTATGGCTGCCGATCGCCATTTTCCTCATGATCTATGCTGTTTATTATTTCATAACAGTTCAACTCTATCGCGGCATTGTTTTGCCTCGTCAGCAATAG
- a CDS encoding ABC transporter ATP-binding protein yields MRTPVVEVSQVKKVYGKAGENQSYALNGVSFTIHEGEFVGIMGPSGSGKTTLLNVISTLDHATEGMVRIAGSDITKLKQGALSDFRSQKLGFIFQDFNLLENLTIYENIALPLSLQGVPSRQIGPKVEKVAETLGISEILHKNPAEVSGGQKQRCAAARALVHEPAIILGDEPTGALDSKNATSLLTAMTNLNREHGVSIMMVTHDAYSASYCERILFIQDGVLYKEIRRQFSREDFYREILDVLADLGTTKV; encoded by the coding sequence ATGAGAACACCAGTAGTTGAAGTAAGCCAAGTGAAGAAAGTATACGGCAAAGCCGGAGAAAATCAATCTTACGCACTGAATGGCGTGTCCTTTACGATCCATGAAGGTGAGTTCGTGGGCATTATGGGGCCTTCGGGTTCGGGCAAAACAACGCTCTTGAACGTCATTTCCACCTTGGATCATGCGACAGAAGGGATGGTTCGTATCGCGGGCAGCGATATTACGAAGCTGAAGCAAGGGGCGTTATCGGATTTTCGCTCACAGAAGCTCGGCTTTATTTTTCAAGACTTCAATCTCTTAGAGAACTTAACCATCTATGAAAATATTGCATTGCCGTTATCCCTACAAGGCGTGCCGTCGCGACAAATCGGGCCGAAGGTCGAGAAGGTAGCGGAGACGCTAGGCATTTCGGAGATTCTGCATAAGAATCCTGCCGAAGTATCTGGGGGACAGAAGCAGCGTTGTGCGGCAGCCCGTGCACTCGTGCATGAACCAGCGATCATCCTCGGTGACGAGCCGACGGGTGCCTTGGATTCGAAGAATGCGACAAGTCTCCTAACCGCGATGACGAATCTGAATCGAGAACACGGCGTATCGATTATGATGGTAACCCATGATGCTTATAGCGCAAGCTACTGCGAACGGATTTTATTCATTCAGGATGGCGTGTTGTATAAGGAAATTCGCCGTCAGTTCTCCCGGGAAGACTTCTATCGCGAAATTCTTGACGTCCTTGCGGATTTAGGGACTACGAAGGTTTAG
- a CDS encoding ABC transporter permease, protein MLFKLSMSGLRSKYKDYIVLLAGLVMSISIFYMFQTLAMNNAFLEANAMIGPIQFVFYAGSVLLSIVTFFYILYANSFLLSLRQKEFGMYMTLGARKSKITRLMFMETVVIGLISLVIGVTVGIGLAQVVGSMLMKELEFSSDGYHAFYLPSLIVTAIFFAILSLISGIMNTFKMLRVTVLQLVHADAQTDKIAKRGKKTVFAAILSIILLLIGYASMIMMSYLQQLGIILALITITSGTYLLFMTFLPLIIHGMKRNKKRTEKGLNAFTYAQLNFRINSLTKVLATVTMLIALSAGAITAGMSFKNNVMIMVDGADYYDVTIHNPTKAEKELLDSIPFTEQKEYRYKMSDKGIFYLKDDLMNQPPRIMIRSSKEDFGKTKIPAGDLPVGAGIRGEKEESRGPAMPADWRDALELIQPYYVYKGERVTIADQKMYDGIEGKEGLVLLGKSDQFDDHLSTWKQIDELQKGKLKLAADQYINTKYSNYTSFRSFSAGTVYMGFFLGIAFLAMMASCLMFKILTGASKDIHRYEMLRKIGVRRELLMKSMYKELFYVFLFPAIIGIIHVLIGMEMFSFILVHPYYKVWLPILIFLVIYAVYYFVTVQLYRGIVMPRKK, encoded by the coding sequence ATGTTATTCAAACTATCGATGTCAGGACTGCGCAGCAAGTATAAAGATTATATCGTTCTGCTTGCGGGTCTCGTGATGTCTATCTCGATTTTTTATATGTTCCAGACGCTCGCGATGAACAATGCATTTCTCGAAGCAAACGCCATGATCGGTCCGATTCAGTTCGTCTTCTACGCGGGTTCGGTGCTGCTCTCAATCGTTACTTTCTTCTACATTCTCTATGCGAATTCATTCCTGCTCTCGCTTCGGCAAAAAGAATTCGGGATGTATATGACACTCGGGGCTCGTAAGAGCAAGATTACGCGGCTCATGTTCATGGAAACGGTCGTTATTGGACTCATCTCGCTTGTCATCGGGGTTACGGTGGGGATTGGTCTCGCGCAAGTGGTCGGGTCCATGCTCATGAAAGAGCTAGAGTTTAGTTCGGATGGTTACCATGCGTTCTATCTCCCGTCCTTGATTGTGACAGCGATTTTCTTTGCAATATTATCTCTGATCTCAGGGATCATGAATACGTTCAAAATGTTACGTGTTACGGTCTTGCAGCTCGTACATGCAGATGCACAGACGGATAAAATTGCGAAACGCGGCAAGAAAACCGTATTTGCAGCCATCTTATCCATCATTCTATTACTCATCGGGTATGCATCCATGATCATGATGTCCTATCTGCAGCAATTAGGGATCATTCTCGCGCTCATTACGATTACGTCCGGCACGTATCTGCTCTTCATGACGTTCTTGCCGCTGATCATCCATGGCATGAAACGCAACAAGAAGCGCACGGAGAAAGGACTTAATGCGTTTACTTATGCGCAGCTCAACTTCCGCATCAATTCTTTAACGAAAGTGCTTGCGACGGTCACGATGCTGATTGCACTATCTGCCGGAGCGATTACTGCGGGAATGTCGTTCAAGAATAACGTAATGATTATGGTCGATGGCGCTGATTATTATGATGTGACGATTCATAATCCGACGAAGGCCGAGAAGGAGTTGCTAGATAGCATTCCCTTTACGGAACAGAAGGAATATCGCTACAAAATGAGTGACAAAGGGATCTTCTATTTGAAAGACGATCTGATGAATCAGCCGCCGCGCATTATGATCAGATCAAGCAAAGAGGATTTCGGTAAAACCAAGATTCCAGCTGGAGATCTCCCGGTCGGAGCAGGTATTCGTGGAGAGAAGGAAGAGAGTCGTGGTCCTGCCATGCCGGCCGACTGGCGTGACGCGCTGGAACTGATCCAACCGTATTATGTCTACAAAGGCGAACGTGTGACGATCGCGGATCAGAAAATGTATGATGGAATCGAGGGGAAAGAGGGGCTCGTCCTGCTCGGTAAATCGGATCAGTTCGATGATCATTTATCGACTTGGAAGCAGATTGATGAACTGCAGAAGGGGAAATTGAAGCTTGCTGCAGATCAGTATATCAATACGAAATATAGTAACTACACCAGCTTCAGAAGCTTCTCGGCAGGAACGGTCTATATGGGCTTCTTCTTAGGGATTGCGTTTCTCGCGATGATGGCGAGCTGCCTCATGTTCAAGATCCTGACAGGCGCCTCGAAGGACATCCATCGGTATGAGATGCTGCGTAAGATCGGAGTTCGACGTGAACTGCTTATGAAATCGATGTACAAAGAATTGTTCTATGTCTTCCTCTTCCCGGCCATTATCGGGATTATCCATGTGCTGATCGGGATGGAGATGTTCTCCTTTATCCTTGTGCATCCGTATTACAAAGTATGGCTGCCGATCTTGATCTTCCTCGTGATCTATGCCGTCTACTATTTCGTTACCGTACAACTCTATCGTGGCATTGTGATGCCGCGTAAGAAATAG
- a CDS encoding ABC transporter ATP-binding protein, with amino-acid sequence MRTPVVEVNNVKKVYGKAGENQSYALNGVSFTIHEGEFVGIMGPSGSGKTTLLNVISTLDQASGGTVRIAGSDITKLKQGALSDFRSQKLGFIFQDFNLLENLTIYENIALPLSLQGVPSRQIGPKVQKVADTLGISEILHKNPAEVSGGQKQRCAAARALVHEPAIILGDEPTGALDSKNATSLLTAMTNLNQQHGVSIMMVTHDAYSASYCERILFIQDGELYKEIRRQSTREDFYREILDVLADLGTTKA; translated from the coding sequence ATGAGAACGCCAGTCGTTGAAGTAAACAATGTGAAGAAAGTATATGGAAAAGCTGGGGAGAACCAATCTTATGCGCTAAATGGCGTGTCATTCACGATCCATGAAGGCGAGTTCGTCGGCATCATGGGGCCATCGGGCTCTGGTAAAACAACGCTCCTGAATGTTATCTCCACCCTTGATCAAGCCTCGGGAGGGACGGTCCGTATCGCGGGCAGTGATATTACGAAGCTGAAGCAAGGAGCTCTATCGGATTTTCGCTCACAGAAGCTCGGCTTTATCTTTCAAGACTTTAATCTATTAGAGAACTTAACCATCTATGAAAATATTGCATTGCCGTTATCTCTTCAAGGTGTGCCATCACGTCAAATCGGACCGAAAGTGCAGAAGGTTGCTGACACGCTGGGGATTTCCGAGATTCTACATAAGAATCCGGCAGAAGTATCCGGGGGTCAGAAGCAGCGCTGTGCAGCAGCACGAGCACTTGTTCATGAGCCGGCGATTATTCTCGGAGATGAGCCGACAGGGGCGCTAGATTCGAAGAATGCGACAAGCTTGCTCACGGCCATGACGAACCTCAATCAGCAGCATGGTGTATCCATTATGATGGTAACCCATGATGCATACAGCGCCAGTTATTGCGAGCGAATCTTGTTCATACAGGACGGGGAGCTCTACAAGGAAATTCGCCGTCAATCCACCCGCGAAGATTTCTATAGAGAAATTCTCGATGTGCTCGCAGATTTAGGGACGACGAAGGCGTAG
- a CDS encoding c-type cytochrome — MIERKVINLKRTAAILFSCMIIISLSACGGATSKAPETNKEGAGAGTGTTTTTKVDAEAVFKANCVSCHGNNLEGAVGPNLQKVGGKLSKGDIDAVVTNGRGGMPSFKGQLSSEEIAGIADWLSTKK; from the coding sequence ATGATTGAGAGGAAGGTCATCAATTTGAAAAGAACAGCTGCGATACTTTTTTCATGTATGATCATCATCAGCTTATCCGCATGCGGAGGTGCAACGAGTAAGGCGCCGGAGACGAACAAAGAAGGTGCAGGTGCAGGCACTGGGACAACAACAACGACGAAGGTGGATGCAGAAGCGGTATTCAAAGCAAATTGTGTAAGCTGTCATGGAAATAATCTTGAGGGTGCCGTAGGCCCTAACCTTCAAAAAGTTGGCGGTAAATTATCTAAAGGCGATATCGATGCGGTTGTCACGAATGGACGCGGTGGGATGCCAAGCTTCAAAGGACAGTTATCGAGTGAGGAAATTGCCGGCATTGCGGATTGGTTATCGACAAAGAAATAA